A region of Clostridium acetobutylicum ATCC 824 DNA encodes the following proteins:
- a CDS encoding YdcP family protein: protein MELKYVIPNMEKTFGNLEYAGEGNIEQRRVNGHNTILSRSYNLYSDIQRADDIVVILPAEAGEKHFEVEKRVKLINPRITAEGYKIGTRGFTNYILHADDMVEA, encoded by the coding sequence ATGGAATTAAAATATGTAATCCCAAACATGGAAAAGACATTTGGAAACTTAGAGTATGCTGGTGAAGGTAATATTGAACAGAGAAGGGTAAATGGGCATAATACAATTTTATCACGTAGCTACAATTTATATTCAGACATCCAAAGGGCAGATGATATTGTTGTTATTCTTCCAGCAGAAGCAGGTGAAAAGCATTTTGAAGTTGAAAAAAGAGTAAAGCTAATTAATCCACGAATTACCGCAGAAGGTTATAAAATTGGAACTCGTGGATTTACAAATTATATTCTTCATGCAGATGACATGGTAGAAGCATAA
- a CDS encoding polymorphic toxin type 28 domain-containing protein, whose product MRVVEIAKQKLDDFSGTLRDLQGNLAPKQSGGYWNHLQEMKNSYVGLKRAQSTLEGSLKNPNLPSHTKEFIQSKYETTTKYLQRIEELFKAYGGIN is encoded by the coding sequence TTGCGAGTTGTAGAAATTGCAAAACAAAAATTAGATGATTTTTCTGGAACATTGAGAGATTTGCAAGGGAATCTAGCTCCGAAACAATCCGGAGGATATTGGAATCATCTTCAGGAAATGAAAAATTCATATGTTGGACTAAAAAGAGCACAAAGTACTTTAGAAGGTTCTTTAAAAAATCCAAATTTACCATCACATACTAAAGAGTTTATTCAAAGTAAGTATGAAACTACAACAAAATATTTACAGAGAATAGAAGAACTATTTAAAGCATATGGAGGTATTAATTAA
- a CDS encoding contact-dependent growth inhibition system immunity protein, whose protein sequence is MLRQEIYPDIAVPMAWKILKENPFEGEMYDGQLLELLVRHLMNSQEKKDEIDYINFKDTVYYKIDKYDWETQDDIKAYKVLLDKLDLIFKNKD, encoded by the coding sequence ATGCTCCGTCAGGAAATTTATCCAGATATTGCAGTACCAATGGCTTGGAAAATTTTAAAGGAGAATCCATTCGAAGGAGAAATGTATGATGGACAATTATTGGAATTACTTGTGAGACACTTAATGAATAGCCAAGAAAAAAAAGATGAGATTGATTATATTAATTTTAAAGATACAGTATATTATAAAATCGATAAATATGATTGGGAAACTCAAGATGATATAAAGGCTTATAAAGTGTTACTAGATAAACTAGATTTAATATTTAAAAATAAAGATTAA
- a CDS encoding VanZ family protein, which produces MRNGQEKILKVNEGLTDSSEGMKDKLRTYIFIGTIVYTILILYFMFFGFNRIEGRSAYNHYTFILVPEGIPLRFPKLTMSWLYDFGNIAAFIPFGIVIPLLYRVRFRKFIALFISVILFLEVLQSLTFMGTFDIMDVISNTLGAMIGFVGYRVGFSSKLKFKKLVVSVASMLIIIVGVMVVSETIDYGVNVNKRIAPIQALNEINTKTPITKNFRAFTVQGEKVQPKFNLFSSKDGIGKEYLFNLGKKNLWFYAKCGIPDNEEYKGSVKIVINGQEWFQFNDKDEDKHICKVKTFFEGEAEDVKIIITGNAKVWDVSIGEIKHWWE; this is translated from the coding sequence ATGAGAAACGGACAAGAAAAAATTCTAAAGGTTAATGAAGGTCTAACAGATAGTTCCGAGGGTATGAAGGATAAATTACGTACATATATTTTTATAGGAACCATTGTATATACAATTTTAATATTGTATTTCATGTTCTTTGGGTTTAATAGAATAGAAGGTAGAAGTGCATATAATCATTATACGTTTATTCTTGTCCCAGAAGGAATCCCCTTAAGATTTCCAAAACTCACCATGTCATGGTTATACGATTTTGGGAACATCGCTGCTTTTATTCCTTTTGGAATAGTGATTCCATTGTTGTATCGTGTACGTTTTAGAAAGTTTATAGCATTATTTATATCAGTGATTTTATTTTTAGAAGTGTTGCAATCTTTAACTTTCATGGGTACGTTTGATATTATGGACGTAATATCTAATACATTAGGCGCAATGATAGGATTTGTGGGATATAGAGTAGGATTTTCTTCTAAGCTTAAATTTAAAAAACTTGTTGTATCAGTAGCATCTATGCTTATTATAATCGTTGGAGTTATGGTTGTTTCTGAAACAATTGATTATGGTGTAAATGTTAATAAAAGAATAGCACCTATTCAAGCATTAAATGAAATAAATACAAAAACACCAATAACTAAGAATTTTAGAGCTTTTACCGTGCAAGGTGAAAAAGTACAGCCCAAATTTAATTTGTTTAGCAGCAAGGATGGAATTGGTAAGGAGTATTTATTTAATTTAGGTAAGAAAAATCTATGGTTCTATGCCAAGTGTGGTATTCCAGACAATGAAGAATATAAAGGTTCGGTTAAGATTGTGATCAATGGTCAAGAGTGGTTTCAATTTAATGATAAAGACGAAGATAAACATATATGCAAAGTAAAGACGTTTTTTGAAGGGGAAGCAGAAGATGTTAAAATTATAATTACTGGAAACGCTAAAGTATGGGATGTTAGTATCGGAGAAATAAAGCATTGGTGGGAGTGA
- the tetA(P) gene encoding tetracycline efflux MFS transporter TetA(P), with protein MVNKPSAYKIYLLFSAITAMGFSLVSTVMIVYHIENVHLNPLQLILVGTTLEAACFLFEIPTGIVADVYSRKLSIVIGTVLTGLGFILEGSISSFIFVLAAQIVWGLGSTFISGSVEAWIAEEENTKELNQIYIKGAQVGQIGSVIGIVLSTIIANFSVRLPMIVGGVLFVIFSIFLAIYMTENNFKPSAPEGLNTFKKMGYTFKSGLDIIKRKAMVMILLSVTLFYGLSSEGYDRLSNAHFLQDTILPRLWNLKPVTWFGIFGVLGMILSVIAMRLMENKLRNDYKNKNGKLLLYINVFYILFMLVFAITRNFGLMLIAYLATNTLRTINEPIFSAWLNGHIDDKARATILSINGQINALGQILGGPIIGIIATNISISIGIACTSLLLTPVLVLYVISMIMDKKIANKVGGGGNYEENN; from the coding sequence ATGGTTAATAAACCTTCAGCATATAAAATTTATTTATTATTTTCAGCTATTACAGCAATGGGTTTTTCATTGGTATCCACAGTTATGATAGTGTACCATATTGAAAATGTTCATTTAAATCCACTTCAGCTTATACTTGTTGGGACCACTTTAGAAGCAGCATGTTTTTTATTTGAAATTCCTACAGGTATAGTTGCAGACGTTTATAGTCGTAAATTATCTATTGTTATTGGTACAGTTTTAACGGGATTAGGATTTATTTTAGAAGGTTCTATTTCTAGTTTTATTTTCGTACTTGCAGCACAAATTGTATGGGGATTAGGTTCTACTTTTATAAGTGGATCTGTTGAAGCATGGATAGCCGAAGAAGAGAATACTAAAGAGTTGAATCAAATTTATATAAAGGGAGCACAAGTAGGACAGATAGGGTCAGTCATCGGAATAGTACTAAGTACTATAATAGCTAATTTTTCAGTAAGACTACCTATGATAGTTGGTGGGGTCTTATTTGTGATTTTTTCAATATTTTTAGCGATATATATGACAGAAAATAATTTTAAACCATCTGCTCCGGAAGGTTTAAATACTTTTAAAAAGATGGGATATACCTTTAAATCTGGTCTTGATATTATAAAACGTAAAGCTATGGTTATGATTTTGCTTTCTGTAACTTTATTTTATGGATTGTCTAGTGAAGGTTATGATAGACTTTCTAATGCACACTTTTTACAAGACACTATACTTCCTAGGCTTTGGAACCTTAAACCAGTAACTTGGTTTGGAATTTTTGGAGTATTAGGAATGATATTGAGTGTTATAGCAATGCGCCTTATGGAAAATAAGCTTAGGAATGATTATAAAAATAAGAATGGAAAGCTGCTGTTGTATATAAATGTATTTTATATATTATTTATGTTGGTATTTGCTATTACAAGGAACTTTGGTTTAATGTTAATAGCTTATTTAGCAACAAATACACTTAGAACTATAAATGAGCCTATATTCAGTGCATGGTTAAATGGTCATATAGATGATAAGGCTAGAGCTACTATACTTTCTATAAATGGACAAATAAATGCCTTAGGTCAAATTTTAGGCGGACCAATTATAGGAATAATAGCTACAAATATATCAATAAGTATCGGTATAGCGTGTACTTCATTATTATTAACACCAGTATTAGTGCTATATGTTATTTCAATGATAATGGATAAAAAAATCGCTAATAAAGTTGGAGGTGGTGGGAACTATGAAGAAAATAATTAA
- the tet gene encoding tetracycline resistance ribosomal protection protein gives MKKIINIGIVAHVDAGKTTITENLLYYSGAIKSVGSVDSGNTQTDSMELERKRGITIKSSTISFNWNDVKINIIDTPGHVDFISEVERSLSVLDGAIIVISGVEGIQSQTRILFNTLKELNIPTIIFVNKLDRIGADFNKVFEEIKKNISNRVVRLQEAYDMGSKDVYIRNLSDICPINNDAVDVISDLDEVFLERYISGVEPNKEEVQEKLSLYAREGSLYPVFCGAAAIGLGIGDLLDGICSYLPFAGDECEGNLSGVVFKIERTSTNEKKVYVRLFGGRVSVRDRIQVPSKEIVEKVKKINSLENGRIIETQSIEAGDIGILYGLTDFQVGDVIGVSNNKIKNISIAKPTLKTTISAIDKEENQELFKALTLLAEEDPLLELEMNDIDEEIYVNLFGEVQMEILSSILDGLYGIKVEFSNIQTIYKEKPKGVGMSIMRMQEDLNPFWATVALKIEPKGRGEGLRYISNVSVGSLPKSFQNAIEEAVVKTSKQGLFGWEVTDAKVTLTCGEFFSPASTPSDFRNVTPMVFMEALYRAQTVLLEPLYEFELRIPQDVLSKAIWDLETMRAIFDSPIVIGDEFSIRGLIPVENSKEYKMKIASYTKGKGMFTTKFYGYKEVSAKFAKARPKTTYDPLNKKEYLLYKLNAIRD, from the coding sequence ATGAAGAAAATAATTAATATAGGTATTGTTGCCCACGTAGATGCAGGAAAAACTACTATAACAGAAAACTTATTATATTACAGTGGCGCTATAAAATCAGTTGGAAGTGTCGATTCAGGTAACACACAAACAGATTCCATGGAGCTTGAACGTAAGAGAGGAATTACTATTAAATCATCAACCATATCCTTCAATTGGAATGATGTTAAAATAAATATTATTGATACTCCAGGGCATGTAGATTTTATTTCAGAAGTTGAACGTTCACTAAGTGTTTTAGATGGAGCGATAATAGTTATATCTGGAGTAGAGGGAATTCAATCGCAAACAAGAATATTATTTAACACATTAAAGGAGTTAAACATTCCAACAATAATTTTTGTGAATAAGTTGGATAGAATTGGAGCAGATTTCAATAAAGTATTTGAAGAGATAAAAAAGAATATATCAAATAGAGTAGTTAGACTACAAGAAGCATATGATATGGGAAGTAAAGATGTTTATATAAGAAATTTATCCGATATATGTCCGATAAATAATGATGCAGTTGATGTTATATCAGATTTAGATGAAGTTTTTTTAGAAAGATATATAAGTGGAGTAGAACCTAATAAAGAAGAAGTACAAGAAAAACTTTCCTTATACGCAAGAGAAGGAAGCTTATATCCAGTATTTTGTGGTGCCGCAGCAATTGGACTTGGCATTGGAGATTTATTAGATGGAATTTGTAGTTATCTCCCATTTGCAGGGGATGAGTGTGAAGGGAATTTATCAGGAGTAGTGTTTAAAATTGAAAGAACAAGCACTAATGAAAAAAAGGTTTATGTAAGGTTATTTGGAGGAAGAGTATCTGTAAGAGATAGAATTCAAGTACCTAGTAAGGAGATAGTAGAAAAAGTAAAGAAAATTAATAGTTTAGAAAATGGTAGAATTATTGAGACACAAAGTATAGAAGCAGGGGATATAGGAATTTTATATGGACTTACAGATTTCCAAGTTGGAGATGTTATTGGGGTTTCAAATAATAAAATTAAAAATATATCTATAGCTAAACCAACGTTAAAAACAACGATTTCTGCAATTGATAAAGAAGAAAATCAAGAGCTATTTAAAGCATTAACATTACTTGCAGAGGAAGATCCATTATTAGAATTAGAGATGAATGATATTGATGAGGAGATTTATGTTAACTTATTCGGCGAAGTTCAGATGGAAATATTAAGTTCTATATTAGATGGTTTATATGGAATAAAAGTAGAATTTTCTAATATTCAGACTATCTATAAGGAAAAACCTAAAGGTGTTGGGATGTCAATAATGCGTATGCAGGAAGATTTAAATCCTTTCTGGGCAACAGTAGCATTGAAAATAGAACCAAAAGGGAGAGGTGAAGGGCTTAGGTATATTTCTAATGTTTCGGTAGGATCATTACCAAAATCTTTTCAAAATGCAATTGAAGAAGCAGTTGTTAAGACAAGTAAACAAGGATTATTTGGATGGGAGGTTACGGATGCAAAAGTTACACTTACCTGCGGTGAATTTTTTAGTCCAGCTAGCACTCCGTCAGATTTTAGAAATGTGACACCCATGGTATTCATGGAAGCATTATATAGAGCGCAAACTGTTTTATTAGAGCCATTATATGAGTTTGAGTTAAGAATTCCTCAAGATGTTTTAAGTAAAGCAATTTGGGATTTAGAAACAATGAGGGCGATCTTTGATAGTCCTATTGTTATAGGGGATGAATTTTCAATAAGGGGACTAATTCCAGTAGAGAATTCTAAAGAATATAAAATGAAAATAGCTTCATACACAAAAGGTAAAGGAATGTTTACAACAAAATTTTATGGCTATAAGGAAGTCTCAGCTAAATTTGCAAAAGCACGTCCAAAGACAACGTATGATCCATTAAATAAAAAAGAGTATTTGCTTTATAAATTAAACGCAATTAGAGACTAA
- a CDS encoding alpha/beta fold hydrolase: MKFKTVGNPNGPKILLIHPMFATSECFVNLVEYLKEDYFVITPTLDGHDINENSIFLSVEDEGNKVLAYLKDNSIKELDFMLGTSLGAIIAFEIYKRNEIRINKVYLDGGPFFKFGALLQKVAAKKFCNICSEVRQNPQKAINKIERLFKGLGNEMCEVACHITEESIKNLAHACYSFTLPNLKPVEQKSVVFLYGTKEPARFCIFRLRKYKYSRIIKKNGFSHCGYLLSYPKEYAEMLKENTQ, from the coding sequence ATGAAATTTAAAACTGTTGGCAATCCTAATGGACCTAAGATATTACTTATACATCCTATGTTTGCAACTTCAGAATGTTTTGTTAATTTAGTAGAGTATTTAAAAGAAGACTATTTTGTAATTACCCCAACTTTAGATGGACATGACATAAATGAAAATTCTATATTTTTATCAGTTGAAGACGAAGGGAATAAAGTGCTTGCTTATTTGAAGGATAATAGTATTAAAGAATTAGATTTTATGTTGGGGACATCCTTAGGTGCTATCATTGCATTTGAAATATATAAAAGAAATGAAATTCGTATAAATAAGGTATATTTGGACGGAGGACCATTCTTTAAATTTGGAGCATTATTACAGAAAGTTGCAGCAAAAAAATTTTGTAATATTTGTAGTGAGGTACGACAAAACCCTCAAAAGGCTATTAACAAAATAGAAAGGTTATTTAAAGGACTAGGCAATGAAATGTGTGAGGTAGCTTGCCATATAACAGAAGAAAGCATTAAAAATTTGGCACATGCTTGCTATAGTTTTACATTACCTAATTTAAAGCCAGTAGAACAGAAATCTGTTGTTTTCCTATATGGGACTAAAGAACCAGCACGTTTTTGTATTTTTAGATTGAGAAAATATAAATATAGTCGTATTATTAAAAAAAATGGTTTTAGTCATTGTGGTTATCTATTATCTTATCCCAAAGAGTATGCAGAAATGCTTAAGGAGAATACTCAATAA
- a CDS encoding AraC family transcriptional regulator, whose translation MNDKSTYFDRKSKKEDCFVDIFFKDDILNGENFKRHWHEHLQIYYFTAGTAYLECAQNKFDVTTGSIAIINSNELHYLESHSNNLKFYTIRIEPTFLFSNKEDLLQTKYLAPLALNRITFKNLIENDLQILECIKTILKEYSSKNIGYELAVKANIYQLIVYLLRGYVDKILNENEFEERKRILNKFQCVFRLIEEKYTEKLTLNELADCVNFSTHHFCRTFKQMTGKTTTDYINGIRLYKSTNYLKQTDLNITEIAIKCGFDNNNYFSRLFKKHYDMTPTKYRKLYAGHFSKII comes from the coding sequence ATGAATGATAAAAGTACTTATTTTGATAGAAAAAGTAAAAAAGAAGATTGTTTTGTAGATATATTTTTTAAAGACGACATATTAAATGGTGAAAATTTCAAAAGGCATTGGCATGAACATTTACAGATTTATTATTTTACTGCTGGCACAGCCTACCTTGAATGCGCACAAAATAAGTTTGATGTAACAACCGGGAGTATTGCTATTATAAATAGTAATGAACTACACTATTTAGAAAGCCATTCAAACAATTTAAAATTTTATACAATTCGTATTGAACCTACTTTCCTTTTTAGTAATAAAGAAGATTTACTGCAAACCAAATATCTTGCTCCTTTAGCATTAAATCGTATTACCTTTAAAAATCTAATTGAAAATGATTTGCAGATTCTAGAATGTATTAAAACCATATTAAAAGAATATTCCAGCAAAAATATTGGATATGAGCTTGCTGTAAAAGCCAATATTTATCAACTAATTGTCTATTTATTGAGAGGATACGTAGATAAGATACTAAATGAAAATGAATTTGAGGAAAGAAAACGTATTTTAAATAAATTTCAGTGTGTATTTCGTTTAATTGAAGAAAAATATACTGAAAAGCTTACTCTAAATGAACTTGCAGATTGCGTCAATTTCTCTACACATCATTTTTGCAGAACCTTTAAGCAAATGACTGGTAAAACTACTACGGATTACATAAATGGAATTAGATTATATAAATCAACTAATTACCTAAAGCAAACGGATTTAAACATTACAGAAATTGCAATAAAATGCGGATTTGACAATAATAATTATTTCAGCCGTCTATTTAAAAAACATTATGATATGACACCTACAAAATACAGAAAATTGTATGCCGGACATTTTTCGAAGATTATTTAA
- a CDS encoding MFS transporter has translation MKKDYLRNDNKQRNIVLLVVIAMTFMATLDSSIVNVALPVLSSKLNVPLASIEWIVTSYSIVICSTLLFFGRLGDIIGKTKVFQVGTIVFTIASMLCGFSSSFILLIVCRFIQGIGASAYMANNHGIITELFEKEKRGKALGILVTAVAIGNMLGPSVGGVILSLLNWNAIFFINVPIGIIVFILGIKFLPVSKRNPERMDKKGALLQFLGTTLLFGSLIASQQIGFFNPYMMVGILFAFIFIIWFLMLERKQKQPLLDLTIFKNMQFSLNLLCALTSFVCIAASSILIPFYLQNTLKLSPIQAGIFMMLSPFILAVFSPIFGSISDKVESEKIILIGLFVMSVGFFLMSRLSEHSLIVFCAIFISTMAVGQALFQPANNALIMSTCSKNKLGIVGSVNSLVRNLGQIVGITLSTTLLYSFMSYKIGYRVYDYIKGKDFVFVYGMRNVYLILVVLCLLGALLTALRIFKTAKSRNIKN, from the coding sequence ATGAAAAAAGATTATTTAAGAAATGACAATAAACAAAGAAATATTGTTTTACTTGTTGTTATTGCTATGACATTTATGGCTACCTTAGATTCCAGCATAGTAAATGTGGCACTGCCAGTGTTGTCTAGTAAACTGAATGTGCCACTAGCGTCTATTGAATGGATAGTCACAAGTTATTCAATTGTTATATGTTCAACATTACTATTTTTCGGAAGACTTGGCGATATTATTGGAAAAACAAAGGTATTTCAAGTCGGTACCATAGTATTTACTATTGCGTCTATGCTATGTGGATTTAGCAGTTCTTTTATCTTACTTATTGTATGCCGATTTATTCAAGGAATAGGTGCTTCTGCCTATATGGCAAATAATCATGGTATTATAACTGAATTATTTGAAAAAGAAAAGAGAGGTAAGGCATTAGGTATATTAGTTACTGCTGTTGCTATCGGAAATATGCTTGGTCCATCAGTCGGAGGAGTAATTTTATCTTTATTAAATTGGAATGCTATTTTCTTCATTAATGTTCCAATTGGTATTATTGTTTTTATTTTAGGAATTAAATTTCTTCCAGTAAGTAAAAGAAATCCTGAAAGAATGGATAAAAAAGGTGCGTTACTTCAATTTTTAGGAACCACATTATTATTTGGTTCATTAATTGCTTCACAACAAATAGGATTTTTTAATCCTTATATGATGGTAGGAATTTTGTTTGCTTTTATTTTTATTATATGGTTTTTAATGTTAGAGAGGAAACAGAAACAGCCACTGCTTGACCTTACAATTTTTAAGAATATGCAATTCTCATTGAATCTACTTTGTGCACTTACATCATTTGTTTGTATTGCAGCTTCAAGCATTTTGATTCCTTTTTATTTGCAAAATACATTAAAACTTTCACCAATTCAAGCAGGAATTTTTATGATGTTATCTCCGTTTATACTAGCGGTTTTTTCTCCGATTTTTGGGAGTATTTCTGACAAGGTTGAATCTGAAAAAATTATTTTAATTGGTTTATTTGTAATGAGTGTAGGCTTTTTCTTAATGTCAAGACTTTCGGAACATTCTCTTATTGTTTTTTGTGCTATTTTTATTTCTACAATGGCAGTTGGACAGGCGCTGTTCCAACCAGCTAATAATGCCTTAATTATGTCCACTTGTTCTAAAAATAAGCTTGGAATAGTAGGAAGCGTAAATTCGCTTGTACGAAATTTAGGACAGATAGTAGGAATCACTCTTTCTACAACTTTGCTTTATAGTTTTATGAGCTATAAAATAGGGTACCGAGTTTATGATTACATTAAAGGTAAAGATTTTGTATTTGTGTATGGAATGAGAAACGTTTATCTTATACTTGTAGTTCTTTGTTTACTTGGTGCGTTACTAACAGCCTTAAGAATTTTCAAAACAGCTAAAAGTAGAAATATTAAAAATTAA
- a CDS encoding sugar ABC transporter substrate-binding protein, producing the protein MNKNYKKIVIFILLIFTVVFILINLKVLEGNGGENSARQIGSRKKFGATYMTTNNRFYEIINDEIRSVVESNGDILVTRDAALDKNKQMQQIYEFIKLKVKAIFINPVDWKQIKPALIAAKNAGIPVIVVDTPVYDDKLVACTVISDNYDAGVQCAKYLMKSKSKANIMLIEHSKAKSGIDRIKGFVDTIGASKQYKIVAAGDSEGQLDKTMSLVDDLIKKHTNVDAIMALNDPSALGALAALKENGLLGKVMVFGVDGSPEAKTMIHDGFMTATSAQFPNKIGHIAAEKAYDILKGKRLKRDVIVPISLISKENLLKYEISGWK; encoded by the coding sequence ATGAATAAGAACTATAAAAAAATAGTAATATTCATATTGTTAATTTTTACTGTTGTTTTTATTTTAATTAACCTAAAAGTACTTGAAGGAAATGGTGGAGAGAATTCTGCAAGACAAATAGGAAGCAGAAAAAAATTTGGAGCTACCTATATGACAACTAATAATAGGTTCTACGAAATAATTAACGATGAAATACGTTCGGTTGTAGAGAGCAATGGAGATATATTAGTAACAAGGGATGCAGCTTTAGATAAGAACAAGCAGATGCAGCAGATTTATGAGTTTATTAAATTAAAGGTTAAAGCTATTTTTATAAATCCTGTAGATTGGAAACAAATAAAGCCAGCATTAATAGCAGCTAAAAATGCAGGGATACCTGTTATTGTCGTTGATACACCTGTTTATGATGATAAGCTAGTTGCATGTACAGTAATATCTGATAATTATGATGCTGGAGTTCAATGTGCAAAATATCTTATGAAATCAAAATCGAAAGCTAATATTATGTTAATTGAACACTCTAAAGCGAAATCTGGTATTGATAGAATTAAAGGATTTGTGGATACTATTGGGGCTAGTAAACAATATAAAATAGTTGCTGCTGGAGATAGTGAAGGACAACTAGATAAAACTATGTCTTTAGTGGATGATTTGATTAAAAAGCATACTAATGTAGATGCAATTATGGCATTAAATGATCCAAGTGCTCTTGGTGCGTTAGCGGCGCTTAAAGAAAATGGACTATTAGGCAAAGTTATGGTATTTGGAGTTGATGGTTCGCCTGAAGCTAAGACAATGATTCATGATGGATTTATGACTGCTACTTCTGCTCAGTTCCCTAATAAAATTGGACATATAGCGGCTGAGAAAGCTTATGATATTTTAAAGGGAAAAAGGCTAAAAAGAGATGTAATTGTTCCTATAAGTTTAATATCAAAAGAAAATCTTCTTAAGTATGAAATAAGTGGATGGAAGTAA
- a CDS encoding sensor histidine kinase, whose protein sequence is MESDRNLNYINLFMIFVNLIIIVFTSEIMTITLYKISSEFMARDFLDQITVIPWKPQNITIVSIGAYIILIILITVKKKYAKFLNKWEIAALLLCEIFFSVAIMTALNMSYNGIILFIIADLVTNTKDKSNKIIFLILMIIIYIFSVYDFISLKIKMVSFENFLYYYTANRRSYLMELKSILNSINIIVFILYMIVFIQVQMRENEKITSLNKKLNLANEKLEVMNVQLKEYAVKIGSMAETRERNRMAREIHDTLGHALTGISVGIDACLTTIDVSKELTKKQLNIIADVAREAIKDVRRSVKKLRPDALENSSLQDALNNMISRISKATKTKVFLNANIKLLKFGHDEEDTIYRIIQEGITNSIRHGQAEEIYIDMIRRDKQLNITIRDNGKGCANVEEGFGLRHIEERVKLLNGTVEYDGSDSFLITVNIPIRWGDGS, encoded by the coding sequence ATGGAATCAGATAGGAATCTAAATTATATTAACTTGTTTATGATTTTTGTAAACCTTATCATTATAGTTTTTACTTCAGAAATTATGACTATAACTTTATATAAAATTAGTTCTGAATTTATGGCAAGAGATTTTTTAGACCAAATTACAGTTATACCTTGGAAACCACAAAATATAACTATAGTGTCTATAGGCGCTTATATAATATTAATCATACTAATTACGGTAAAAAAGAAATATGCAAAATTCCTAAACAAGTGGGAAATAGCTGCTTTATTATTATGTGAGATTTTTTTTAGTGTTGCAATAATGACGGCATTGAATATGAGTTATAATGGAATCATACTGTTTATTATTGCTGATTTAGTAACAAACACCAAAGATAAAAGTAACAAAATTATATTTTTGATTCTTATGATAATTATATATATATTTAGTGTTTATGATTTCATATCACTTAAAATAAAGATGGTTTCTTTTGAAAATTTTCTTTACTACTATACTGCTAACAGACGAAGCTATTTAATGGAGTTAAAGAGTATATTGAATTCTATAAATATTATAGTATTTATATTGTATATGATTGTGTTTATTCAAGTTCAAATGAGAGAAAATGAAAAGATTACTTCATTAAACAAAAAACTAAATTTAGCTAATGAAAAATTAGAGGTTATGAATGTACAATTAAAAGAGTATGCTGTAAAGATAGGATCAATGGCTGAGACTAGAGAACGTAATCGTATGGCTAGAGAAATTCATGATACCTTGGGTCATGCACTTACAGGAATATCGGTGGGGATTGATGCTTGCTTAACAACAATAGACGTTTCTAAAGAGTTAACTAAAAAGCAGTTGAATATAATTGCAGATGTAGCAAGAGAAGCTATTAAAGATGTAAGGCGTTCCGTAAAAAAACTTCGACCAGATGCACTGGAAAATTCTAGTTTGCAAGATGCATTAAATAATATGATTTCACGCATAAGTAAGGCTACAAAAACAAAAGTTTTTTTAAATGCCAATATAAAATTATTGAAATTTGGTCATGATGAAGAGGACACTATTTATAGAATTATACAAGAGGGAATAACAAATTCAATTCGTCACGGACAAGCTGAAGAAATTTATATAGATATGATAAGGAGGGATAAACAATTAAATATAACAATAAGAGATAATGGCAAGGGATGTGCTAATGTAGAAGAGGGCTTTGGATTAAGACATATAGAGGAAAGAGTTAAGTTATTAAATGGAACTGTAGAATATGATGGCAGCGATAGTTTTTTAATAACTGTAAATATTCCAATTAGATGGGGAGATGGAAGTTGA